GTGTGAGTGCCCGTGACCACGGACTCCAAGGACGCCGAGCCCCCGCCCGACCCGCCGAGGGCCGACAGGTCCGGCAGGCCGAGGTCGGCGGACTGCACCACGGTGCCCGACACGTAGGCCAGCTGCGCCCGCTGCACGTCGGCGAGCAGCTGGGCCGCGGTGCGCGGCGGGAGGCTGGGGTCGGCGCTCGCGGTGAGGTTGGTGACGAGCGTTCCCGCTGCCACCGCCGCGACCGCGGCGACGGGAGCGGCCCAGCGGGCGCGCGGGTGGTCGGTGAACATGCTCATGGGGTCATCGTGACGGGTGGGCCCTGAGACAACCCTGAGAGCAGGCGCGCCCGCCCGTGTCATGGTGTGCACGTGCGACTGCTCGTGGTGGAGGACGAGGCCCGGATGGCCGCTGCCCTCGCCCGGGGACTGGAGGCTGAGGGCTTCGTGGTCGACGTCGCCCCGGACGGGCCAGCCGGGCTGGAGGCCGCGCGGTTCGGCTCCTACGACGCGGTGGTGCTCGACGTGATGCTCCCCGGCATGTCCGGCTACACCGTGGTGCGCACCCTGCGGGCCGAGGAGAACTGGGTGCCGGTCCTCATGCTGACCGCCAAGGACGGCGAGTACGACGAGGCCGACGGGCTCGACTACGGCGCCGACGACTACCTCACCAAGCCGTTCTCCTTCGTCGTGCTGCTCGCGCGGCTGCGGGCGCTGCTGCGCCGCGAGCCGACCCGGCGGCCGTCGCAGCTGAGCGTGGGCCCCGTGAGCCTCGACCCTGCCGCGCACCGGGTGGAGCTGGACGGCGAGGTGGTGGCGCTGTCCCGGCGCGAGTTCCTGGTGCTCGAGCACCTGATGCGCGCGCACCCGGCGGTGGCCAGCAAGGAGTCGGTGCTCGACGCCGTCTGGGGCGCGCCCGAGGAGGCCGACCCCAACATCGTCGAGGTCTACGTCGGCTACCTGCGCCGCAAGCTCGGCCGCGACCGGATCGAGACAGTCCGCGGCGTCGGCTACCGGCTGGCGCCGTGACCGGCCGCTGGTCCCGTCTGGGACTGCGCCCGCGGCTGCTCGTGGTGAGTGTTGCCGCGGTGGCCGTGGCCCTGCTCGCCGGCGGGGTGCTGCTGTATGCCGTGATGACCGCCGCCCTGAACCGTGCCGTCGAGGGCGAGGCGCGGGGCACGGCCCGCGAGGTCGCGGCGCTCGTCGATGCGCGGCGGCTGCCCGAGTCCCTGCCGGTGACGGGCTCCCAGGTGGTGCAGGTGCTGGACGACCAGTACCGCGTGGTCGCCGGCTCACCCCTGGCGGACCGCCTGACGCCCCTCGTCAGCGCCGAGGAGCTCGAACGGCTCGCGGACGGCCGGTCCCTCACCGTGCCGGGCCGTCGCACCGGCCTGTCCGGCGAGCTGCAGGTCGCAGCAGTCGAGGCGGGGCCGGCAGCCGAGCGCGTCACCGTCGTGGTCGCCCTGCCGACTGCCGACCTCGACACCAGCCAGCGTCTGCTCCGCCGGCTGCTGCTCGTCTTCTTTCCCCTGCTGCTCGCCGCGCTGGCCGCGATCGTGTGGCGGGTGTCCGGCTCCGCCCTGCGACCGGTCGAGGAGCTCCGCGAGGGCGCCGAGCGCATCGGCTCCGGTGGGGCGGGGGCGGACGGGCCCGCCGAACGGCTGACGGTGCCCCCGACCCGCGACGAGGTGGCGGCCCTCGCGACCACCCTCAACGGCATGCTCGAGCGGCTGGCCGGGGCGCAGGACCGGCAGCGGGCGTTCGTCGCCGACGCCGCGCACGAGCTGCGCAGCCCGCTGGCCTCGATGCGCACCCAGCTCGAGGTGGCCGAACGGCTGGGCGACGGCGGCGACCTGCCGGGCGAGCTGCTCCCGGAGGTGCAGCGGCTGGGCGCGCTGGTCGAGGACCTGCTCGTCCTGGCCCGGGCCGGCGACCGGGGCACGGCGAGGCCCGCGGAGGACGTCGAGGTGCGCCTGCTGCTCGACGAGGTCGCCGGTCGGTATGCCGCGGCACGGGTTCCCGTGCACGTCTCCACTGCCCACGTGCCCGGGGCGGCGGGGCCCTTGGTCGTGCGGGGGGCACGCGACGAGCTCTTCCGCGCGGTCGCCAACCTCGTCGACAACGCCGTCCGCCATGCCGCCACGGCCGTGCACCTGAGCGCCACGGCGTGTGGCCCCGCCGTCGAGCTGGTCGTCACCGACGACGGGCACGGCATACCGGAGCGGGAGCGGGAGCGGGTCTTCGACCGGTTCGCCCGCCTGGACGAGGCACGCGACCGCGACTCAGGGGGCACCGGCCTGGGGCTGGCCATCACGCGCGAGCTGGTGCGCCGCGCGGGGGGCACCGTGCGGCTGGAAGACGCCGGGCCCGGTGTGCGAGCCGTGGTGCGGCTCCCTCGAGCCGG
This Knoellia sp. p5-6-4 DNA region includes the following protein-coding sequences:
- a CDS encoding response regulator transcription factor → MRLLVVEDEARMAAALARGLEAEGFVVDVAPDGPAGLEAARFGSYDAVVLDVMLPGMSGYTVVRTLRAEENWVPVLMLTAKDGEYDEADGLDYGADDYLTKPFSFVVLLARLRALLRREPTRRPSQLSVGPVSLDPAAHRVELDGEVVALSRREFLVLEHLMRAHPAVASKESVLDAVWGAPEEADPNIVEVYVGYLRRKLGRDRIETVRGVGYRLAP
- a CDS encoding HAMP domain-containing sensor histidine kinase, with the translated sequence MTGRWSRLGLRPRLLVVSVAAVAVALLAGGVLLYAVMTAALNRAVEGEARGTAREVAALVDARRLPESLPVTGSQVVQVLDDQYRVVAGSPLADRLTPLVSAEELERLADGRSLTVPGRRTGLSGELQVAAVEAGPAAERVTVVVALPTADLDTSQRLLRRLLLVFFPLLLAALAAIVWRVSGSALRPVEELREGAERIGSGGAGADGPAERLTVPPTRDEVAALATTLNGMLERLAGAQDRQRAFVADAAHELRSPLASMRTQLEVAERLGDGGDLPGELLPEVQRLGALVEDLLVLARAGDRGTARPAEDVEVRLLLDEVAGRYAAARVPVHVSTAHVPGAAGPLVVRGARDELFRAVANLVDNAVRHAATAVHLSATACGPAVELVVTDDGHGIPERERERVFDRFARLDEARDRDSGGTGLGLAITRELVRRAGGTVRLEDAGPGVRAVVRLPRAGTDGAP